One window from the genome of Dolosigranulum savutiense encodes:
- a CDS encoding iron ABC transporter permease produces the protein MQKTNKKWNIWTTSATIIFVLYLVFLVYPIINVTRQALYVDDKLSLGNFITFFSESYYANTLWNSFKVSLTATFFAVFLGTTLAYLFSMFKFKGKKILQILIIIASMSAPFIGAYSWILLLGRNGVITNWLVTYLNFPRIDIYGFSGIVLVFTLQLFPLVFLYVSGAMQSIDSSILEAAESMGSKGFKRIFNVIIPLLTPTLLASALLVFMRSFADFGTPMLIGEGYRTFPVLIYTEFVSEVGGNAAFASSLAIVAIVIALTIFLAQRYIANMFSFSISSLHPIVPKKLTTGKNILVYIFVYGIVFLAILPQLYLTYTSFLKTSGMIFVPGYSLDSYRIAFNRMGTAIFNTFRIPLMALIIVLVFATLVAYLAVRKKNTITSMIDTLSMIPYIVPGTVLGIAFLSSFNTGIAGTGLLTITGTAFIMVMSLSIRRLPYTIRSSVASLLQIDPSIEEAAESLGSSRINTFIKITIPMMLSGIISGAILSWITMISELSTSILLYNVRTRTMSVAIYTEVLRGNYGVAAALSTLLTIITVISLLLFMKISKRDNIML, from the coding sequence ATGCAAAAAACCAATAAAAAATGGAATATTTGGACAACTAGTGCAACTATAATTTTTGTGCTATATCTAGTATTCTTAGTATACCCTATTATTAATGTAACAAGACAAGCATTGTATGTAGATGATAAACTTTCGTTAGGGAACTTTATAACATTTTTCTCAGAGTCATACTATGCAAATACATTATGGAATAGTTTCAAAGTCTCGCTAACAGCAACTTTTTTTGCAGTATTTTTAGGAACCACTTTAGCCTATTTGTTTTCAATGTTTAAATTTAAAGGTAAAAAAATATTGCAAATTTTAATTATTATTGCTTCTATGTCGGCTCCTTTTATCGGAGCATATTCATGGATATTATTGTTAGGAAGAAATGGGGTAATAACTAATTGGTTGGTGACATACCTAAACTTTCCACGAATTGATATTTATGGGTTTTCAGGTATAGTATTGGTTTTCACACTACAATTGTTTCCTTTAGTTTTCTTATATGTAAGTGGTGCAATGCAAAGTATTGATTCATCAATTTTAGAAGCAGCAGAAAGTATGGGGAGCAAAGGATTCAAAAGAATTTTTAATGTTATTATTCCATTACTAACTCCTACATTACTTGCATCTGCACTGCTAGTATTTATGAGGTCATTTGCAGATTTTGGAACTCCAATGCTAATAGGAGAAGGGTATCGTACTTTTCCAGTATTAATCTATACCGAGTTTGTAAGTGAAGTTGGTGGGAACGCAGCGTTTGCCTCATCACTTGCAATTGTGGCTATAGTTATTGCATTAACAATATTTTTAGCGCAAAGATATATAGCAAATATGTTTAGTTTCAGCATCAGTTCTTTACATCCAATAGTACCAAAAAAGTTAACAACAGGAAAAAATATATTAGTATATATATTTGTATATGGAATAGTATTCTTAGCTATTTTACCTCAGTTATATTTAACATACACATCGTTCTTAAAAACTTCAGGAATGATATTTGTACCGGGGTATTCACTAGATAGCTATAGAATTGCTTTTAACCGAATGGGAACAGCTATCTTTAATACATTTAGAATTCCTCTTATGGCATTAATTATTGTTTTAGTTTTTGCAACACTGGTAGCTTATTTAGCTGTTAGAAAGAAAAATACTATTACATCAATGATTGATACTTTAAGCATGATTCCATACATTGTACCAGGTACAGTGCTGGGAATTGCTTTCTTATCATCCTTCAATACTGGTATAGCAGGAACAGGGCTATTAACTATTACTGGAACAGCTTTTATTATGGTAATGTCTTTGTCTATTCGAAGATTACCGTATACAATAAGATCCTCAGTTGCTAGTTTATTGCAAATTGATCCTAGTATTGAAGAGGCAGCAGAAAGTTTAGGTAGTTCTAGAATTAATACCTTTATCAAAATAACTATTCCAATGATGCTCTCAGGTATTATTTCGGGTGCTATTCTATCATGGATAACTATGATATCAGAACTTTCAACATCAATTCTATTATACAATGTACGTACACGTACAATGTCAGTTGCAATATATACGGAAGTGTTGCGGGGGAACTACGGTGTAGCAGCCGCACTATCAACGCTACTAACGATAATAACGGTAATATCACTATTGTTATTTATGAAAATATCCAAACGAGATAATATCATGTTATAA
- a CDS encoding histidine kinase, which yields MKFEEKLRKEIFWTFLKIISLLTAALGIIFILFTVVWHYTSFNTRATTAKNEFLSHILQNEQLMHSLADNIAADFLSDNISDRSLYSSYYSLGSNSFNSFMVIINENGQVVFSTSNESIEKSVLPNYLRVVSKYNEFSENEIIYRTTIDLNNEKFLISMRPIFSNSEVKGYVTMITNGKNILNFFSDYDISFVIRDRFNNIFTYNDSLFIDDHNKNKENSKYKQMGIIDGHWYMGVNQTLGDSVEIFLYQKYFNLAFFGITFLIVVVLIFIFFITEGKHLAKKLAGDNVAAINNLVYETKLVKKGYKQYISSPENYEFKILSEHINTMMAEKEKWYKNSIELENQKLATEKMLLDAQFNPHFIYNTLETVRIMCQFDPDLAEKIIISFNKILRYSLKSPQIMPTLEEDLDKIEKYLEIQKIRFEELEYKIDVEQNLLNLSVPKLFLLPLIENSIKYGRVVRQDISIEISISRKLNNIEIMIKDNGPGFDKDIMEIIQEQQNKKELYHGLINTFKKLKLYYGEVQLDNYTNQGNTILVLRWEVNYV from the coding sequence ATGAAATTTGAAGAGAAATTAAGAAAGGAAATTTTCTGGACGTTTCTAAAAATCATATCATTACTAACAGCTGCATTAGGAATAATTTTTATTTTATTTACAGTAGTTTGGCATTATACATCATTTAACACACGTGCAACAACTGCAAAAAATGAATTCTTAAGTCATATTTTACAGAATGAACAATTGATGCATTCACTTGCAGATAATATAGCTGCTGATTTTCTATCCGATAATATTTCTGATAGATCTCTATATTCAAGTTATTATTCCTTAGGTTCAAACAGTTTTAATAGCTTTATGGTAATTATTAATGAAAATGGGCAGGTTGTATTTAGTACTAGTAATGAAAGTATCGAGAAATCAGTATTGCCGAACTATTTGAGGGTAGTTTCTAAATATAATGAGTTTTCAGAAAATGAAATAATTTACCGAACAACTATAGATTTGAACAATGAAAAATTTCTTATTTCAATGAGACCTATTTTCTCTAATAGTGAGGTAAAAGGATATGTAACTATGATAACTAACGGGAAAAATATACTAAACTTTTTCTCAGATTATGATATATCATTTGTCATAAGGGATAGATTTAATAATATTTTTACATATAATGATTCATTATTTATAGATGACCATAATAAAAATAAAGAAAATAGTAAATATAAACAGATGGGAATTATTGATGGTCATTGGTATATGGGGGTCAATCAAACATTAGGGGATTCAGTAGAAATATTTTTATACCAGAAATATTTTAATTTAGCATTCTTTGGTATTACATTTTTAATTGTTGTAGTTCTAATTTTTATTTTTTTCATCACTGAAGGAAAACATTTAGCAAAGAAATTAGCCGGAGATAATGTAGCAGCGATTAATAATTTAGTTTATGAAACAAAGCTTGTAAAGAAGGGATATAAACAATATATTTCTAGTCCAGAAAATTATGAATTTAAAATCTTATCAGAACATATTAACACTATGATGGCAGAGAAAGAAAAATGGTACAAAAATTCAATAGAACTTGAAAATCAAAAATTAGCAACAGAGAAAATGTTACTAGATGCTCAGTTCAATCCACATTTCATATATAATACATTGGAAACTGTTCGGATCATGTGTCAATTTGATCCAGATTTAGCCGAGAAAATTATTATTTCTTTTAATAAGATTTTACGTTATAGTTTGAAATCACCTCAAATAATGCCAACTTTAGAAGAAGATTTAGATAAAATTGAAAAATACTTAGAAATCCAAAAAATACGATTTGAAGAATTAGAATATAAAATCGATGTGGAACAGAATCTTCTAAACTTATCAGTTCCAAAATTGTTTTTGTTACCATTAATAGAAAACTCAATAAAATATGGAAGGGTTGTAAGGCAAGATATTTCTATTGAAATCTCGATATCTAGAAAACTCAATAATATTGAAATTATGATAAAAGATAATGGACCAGGATTTGATAAAGATATTATGGAAATTATTCAAGAACAGCAGAACAAAAAAGAATTATATCACGGATTAATTAATACATTTAAAAAATTAAAACTTTATTATGGTGAGGTTCAACTAGATAATTATACTAATCAAGGAAATACGATATTGGTTCTCAGATGGGAGGTTAATTATGTATAA
- a CDS encoding AraC family transcriptional regulator, which translates to MYKLLIIEDETIIRKWLRYSVPYTDLGFTVVGEASDGEEGVDKIKKLQPHVVLTDIHMPKKSGFEVFNSVKELCFEKVIISGYDSFENAKKSIQHGVVDFIAKPIDREELISILKHIKGKLDNNHEDSETIIERLLGNDFKIDTYSVITEKIIEWIKGNLTSNFNILEIANELNYSESYLYKIFKEDTGFTINQFRTNCRIEYAVRIIMYDPNVKLYEVAEEIGFQDVYYFSQVFKKITGISPKEFKTCIVGYTS; encoded by the coding sequence ATGTATAAACTGTTAATCATAGAAGATGAAACTATTATAAGAAAATGGCTCAGATATTCAGTGCCATATACAGATCTTGGGTTTACGGTGGTGGGTGAAGCGAGTGATGGTGAGGAAGGTGTAGATAAAATAAAGAAATTACAGCCTCACGTTGTTTTGACAGATATTCATATGCCTAAAAAGAGTGGATTTGAAGTATTTAATAGTGTCAAGGAACTGTGTTTTGAAAAAGTAATTATTTCTGGATATGATAGTTTTGAAAATGCAAAAAAATCGATACAACATGGAGTAGTTGATTTCATTGCTAAGCCTATTGATAGAGAGGAGCTCATATCTATTTTGAAACATATAAAAGGTAAATTAGATAATAATCATGAGGATTCCGAGACAATAATTGAACGTTTATTAGGCAATGATTTTAAGATAGATACCTATTCTGTAATTACTGAAAAAATAATAGAATGGATTAAAGGAAATTTGACCTCTAATTTTAATATTCTTGAGATTGCCAATGAACTCAATTATAGTGAAAGTTATCTTTACAAAATTTTTAAGGAAGATACTGGTTTTACAATTAATCAATTTCGAACAAATTGTCGTATTGAATATGCGGTTAGAATTATTATGTATGATCCTAATGTGAAATTGTACGAAGTAGCCGAAGAAATTGGATTTCAAGATGTGTATTATTTTAGTCAAGTCTTTAAAAAGATCACGGGTATTTCACCTAAAGAATTTAAGACGTGTATTGTGGGATACACAAGTTAA
- the adhP gene encoding alcohol dehydrogenase AdhP, with product MSYKAIIANKDRKAEVIDKELRPLESGEALLNMECCGVCHTDMHVKNADYGDKAGVTLGHEGIGIVEAVAEDVTSLKVGDRASVAWFFEGCGTCEYCTSGRETLCRTVKNAGYTVDGGMAEKTIVTADYAVKVPDNLPSPAASSITCAGVTTYKAIKVSNIQPGQWLLISGLGGLGNLALQYAKKVFNAKVIAVDINDRQLEFAKEHGADLTINPLHENVGEVVQEATGGAHAAVVTAVAKSAFNDAVDAVRAGARVVAVGLPTDAMDLSIPRLVLDGIEVIGSLVGTREDLREAFQFGAEGLVVPKCQMRPMEDINDIFQEMEDGSIQGRMVIELNK from the coding sequence ATGAGTTATAAAGCAATTATTGCCAATAAAGATCGTAAAGCTGAAGTGATTGATAAAGAATTACGTCCGCTTGAATCAGGTGAAGCTTTGTTAAATATGGAATGTTGTGGTGTCTGTCACACCGATATGCATGTTAAAAATGCTGATTACGGTGATAAAGCTGGCGTCACATTAGGACATGAAGGAATTGGTATCGTAGAAGCTGTAGCTGAAGATGTTACCTCACTAAAAGTTGGTGATCGCGCAAGTGTTGCTTGGTTCTTTGAGGGCTGTGGAACCTGTGAATATTGTACCTCTGGACGCGAAACCCTCTGCCGAACAGTCAAAAATGCTGGATATACAGTTGATGGTGGTATGGCTGAAAAAACAATTGTAACAGCAGATTATGCCGTAAAAGTTCCTGATAACCTTCCTTCCCCTGCTGCAAGTTCAATTACTTGTGCCGGCGTGACTACTTACAAAGCGATTAAAGTATCTAACATCCAACCTGGACAATGGCTTCTCATTTCTGGTCTGGGTGGTCTTGGTAACTTAGCCCTTCAATATGCAAAAAAAGTTTTCAATGCAAAAGTGATTGCTGTTGATATTAATGACCGACAACTTGAATTTGCAAAAGAACATGGAGCTGACTTAACTATCAACCCCCTTCATGAAAATGTTGGTGAAGTCGTGCAAGAAGCAACTGGAGGCGCCCATGCAGCTGTTGTAACAGCCGTCGCTAAGTCAGCCTTCAATGATGCTGTTGACGCTGTTCGTGCGGGTGCTCGTGTAGTGGCAGTCGGTCTTCCAACCGATGCAATGGACTTAAGTATTCCTCGGCTTGTACTTGATGGAATTGAAGTTATCGGCTCATTAGTAGGAACTCGCGAAGATTTACGCGAAGCTTTCCAGTTTGGAGCTGAAGGTTTGGTTGTTCCTAAATGCCAAATGAGACCAATGGAAGACATCAATGATATTTTCCAAGAAATGGAAGACGGTTCCATCCAAGGACGAATGGTTATTGAATTGAATAAATAA
- a CDS encoding hexose kinase → MILTITMNPSIDMSYPIETLTIDGVTRVQNVSKTAGGKGLNVSRVVHQMGVDLVASGLLGGHFGAFIKSELDKQGIKHQFSEIDGETRNSIALLHDGGKQTEVLESGPEISEREAREFLATYEELLDSCSLVTMSGSLPRGLDASFYSQLIEMAHTKGVRVLLDTSGAALQASVRGNVKPDLIKPNEEEVSALIDQKLDLSNISILKKQLSSGELADIKWIIISLGADGALAKYDNTFYRVRIPSLDVVNPVGSGDSTIAGFALAMDQDDSPVDILKTGMVTGMLNALEETTGSVNPNRFDEFFKQVKVEKI, encoded by the coding sequence ATGATTTTGACCATTACAATGAATCCATCAATCGATATGTCTTATCCCATAGAGACATTAACAATTGATGGGGTGACACGTGTGCAGAATGTATCCAAAACGGCCGGAGGAAAGGGATTGAACGTCTCACGTGTGGTCCATCAAATGGGAGTGGATTTGGTAGCATCAGGTTTATTAGGAGGGCATTTCGGTGCATTTATTAAGTCAGAACTGGACAAACAAGGAATTAAGCATCAATTCAGTGAAATAGATGGAGAGACTCGAAATTCAATTGCTTTACTTCATGATGGTGGTAAGCAGACTGAAGTGTTGGAGTCTGGTCCAGAAATTTCTGAGCGAGAAGCTCGTGAGTTTTTAGCGACGTATGAAGAATTACTTGATTCATGTTCATTGGTTACGATGTCAGGTAGCTTGCCACGCGGTTTGGATGCATCTTTTTATAGTCAATTAATAGAGATGGCCCACACCAAAGGGGTTCGTGTGTTATTAGACACATCTGGAGCAGCCTTACAAGCTAGTGTACGAGGAAATGTGAAGCCAGATTTAATCAAACCAAATGAAGAGGAAGTATCGGCATTAATTGATCAAAAACTTGATCTTTCGAATATTTCAATCCTGAAAAAACAATTGTCAAGTGGGGAGTTAGCTGATATTAAGTGGATCATAATTTCATTAGGAGCAGACGGTGCATTGGCAAAATACGATAACACTTTTTATCGCGTTCGAATTCCAAGCTTAGATGTGGTTAATCCAGTTGGGTCAGGTGATTCCACGATTGCTGGATTTGCGTTAGCTATGGATCAGGACGATTCACCAGTTGATATTTTGAAGACTGGGATGGTAACAGGTATGTTGAATGCATTAGAAGAAACAACCGGGAGTGTTAATCCTAACCGATTTGATGAATTCTTCAAACAAGTAAAAGTTGAAAAAATTTAA